The nucleotide window CACATACTGTTTTATAACAGAAACTTTCTTGCTATTTCCTAATCAAAACGTGTACTGAACGATAGTTTTTCATGCCTTCATAGTTCATTGAAATAGGAGTGAGATACCTTTTATTTACATATTGTTGGCATCATTAATACGAAATCGGAGTAAACCACTTTTTCCCCACAGAAATCTACAACTTTATTCCCGTTCTAAATGTAGATAAAATTCGCGTAGCCTAACTAAAACGCTAGCCTGAAAACTTGAATGCCTGAAATACTTAGTATTTCTTTATTTACTATTAGTATAAACGTTTTACTAATGCCTTGAATGGGCCAAGCTAAGGCATTGGTTCAATTCGTGTTCACTGTAGGATATTTATAACATGTTTCAGATCAGAGTACAATTCTTTATCCActtgcctgtgatgctgcgccgatcagtcccccagccctgtggctacctctgcttaattttacatttaccaactctgacccaagttgaacactggatttcggtgtttcaacacccattgacacttccctgttgcatgactatgtttaacctatgttctgcacctctctttcaccaactgtctctggaggggggggggtccctcACAGAatagctcctcccaaggtttcttccattttttctcctctagtgagttttcccctcgtcttccttgagggtttaggttggttgaggggcaggtgaaatcagtttcatattcgagattcaacagacattcatattcgtacctccgttcaggctccgcgtcatatttagggaccggggtaaaagagtagacagtcagaatgtttcttcaatatctttgtaaaaaatgaacatagaaaattaaaacctgttgcacattcttctactactagctgaccaagttgtccaagctttggtttggtgataaagttgattattgattaacctatagccgataaataaataaaaacaccaatatttcagtatttcctcaataactttgtcaaaaatgaacatagaaacttcagaccagtttcacattattctactcctagctgaccaagttgtccaagctttggtttggtgataaagttgattattgattaacctatagccgataaataaataaaaacaccaatatttcagtatttcctcaataactttgtcaaaaatgaacatagaaacttcagacctgtttcacattattctactcctagctgaccaagttgtccaagatttggtttggtgatagagttgataaTTGATTactccatagccaataaatcaataaaaacaccaatatttcagtatttcctcaataactttgtcaaaaatgaacatagaaacttcagacctgtttcacattcttctactcctagctgaccaagttgtccaagatttggtttggtgatagagttgattattgattctatgttcatttttgacaaagttattgaggaaatactgaaatattggtgtttttgttgatttatcggctatgtgttaatcaataatcaatttatcaccaaaccaaagcttggaaaacttggtcagctaggagtagaagaatgtgaaacaggtctgaagtttctatgttcatttttgacaaagttattgaggaaatactgaaatattggtgtttttgttgatttatcggctatgtgttaatcaataatcaactttatcaccaaaccaaagcttggacaacttggtctgctagtattagaagaatgtgcaacaagttcaaagtttctatgttcatttttgacaaagatattgaggaaacactgaaatattggtgtttttattgatttattggctatgggttaatcaataatcaactttatcaccaaaccaaagcttggacaacttggtgtgctaggagtagaagaatgtgaaacaggtctgaagtttctatgttcatttttgaccaagttattgaggaaatactgaaatattggtgtttttgttgatttatcagctatgtgttaatcaataatcaatttatcaccaaaccaaagcttggacaacttggtcagctaggagtagaagaatgttaaacaggtctgaagtttctatgttcatttttgacaaagatattgaggaaatactgaaatattagtgttttgttgatttattggctatgggttaatcaataatcaactttatcaccaaaccaaagcttggacaacttggtcagctaggagtagaagaatgtgaaacaggtctgaagtttctatgttcatttttgacaaagatattgaggaaacactgaaatattggtgtttttattgatttattggctatgggttaatcaataatcaactttatcaccaaaccaaagcttggacaacttggtcagctagtagtagaagaatgtgcaacaagttttaattttctatgttcattttttacaaagatattgaagaaacattctgactgtctactcttttaccccggtccctaaatatgacgcggagcctgaacggaggtacgaatatgaatgtctgttgaatctcgaatatgaaactgatttcacctcggtgttctatgggcgtatgtgaagccctctgtgacattgtttgtaaaaagagctatacaaataaatgttgatttgattgAGACATAATAGTTTAATGGCGAGCCTCTTGAGAAAATGAACACGATATCACCCAGAGAAAAGAGCAatcttttattgatttatttaagCATCTAGCTCATAGTACAGATATATTTAGCACATCTTGACCATCAAAAGAAGAATAGCAAAAGAATTAGAACAGCAAAGTTTTTCTTCGGTACATCCTGATACATCCTGCAATGTTATCCGCGCTCACATTATGGGGAGGTTTTTGACTTCCCCATTCGACCAAACCTTCCAAAAGGTTTTTAGAGCGGGGAAAGACGAAAACACCACGATCCAATTAGCTCTCAAAAAGGTCACCCTCAATTTCAGAAACAAAAAAACGTTTGGAACACTGGTTTAACAACAAATATGGACAATAAACAAAAATTAGGATTGGTCCGCAGCACAAATGCATTCCTTACAAAAATGTTTTGTAAAAATCGAATTGCCATTAAACTGCAAAAAATGCATTTAAgtgtataatatatataaaaagcaATGTTCCAAACCAACAACATGACTACACACTACCCAGGTCATAAATTCTAAATATGACTTTGTCCCAAGTACCCAAATTTAACTTGTGAAGTGCTGGTGAAAATCTTCAAATCTGTCACTAAAAGCCCCTGGCACACTGACAACTGACCACATAAATGGAGGCATTTTAAATGACTTACTGCCTTTCAGGTAAGGACACTGAACAAAAGTTGGTCCTCGGGGAAAAAATACTAAACCACTCCAAAAGCCACACCAGACATACTGGAGGGAATCAATTCCAATTGTCAACTCTGCCTAGAATCCTAACAGGAAATGTGTTTAGGGTACATACAAGTTCTGTAGTCCACTAGTCAGAATTTTTTTTGACAGCCCAATCATAATTATTCTGCCGTAATGTGATCAGCATTTCTCAATGTTACAGGTGCTCTTTTTAACAGCTTGATGTTCCACTcttaaagtgtttgtgtgtgtgtgtggggggggggcaaggggcaCCCCCCCGTAGACAACCTCAGTAGTGCTGAAGGCAGAGCATAATCGTTTgtgttataattttttttctacAGTAAATTTTTTTAACAATATTTCATTTCAACTCCAGCTCTGTCTGCAAATGAAAAATCAATCTGCATTCTCTGGCAGGGGAAGCATCATGAAAGTTACTTAGCAACAGCCAAAGGAGAAAACTAATCTTCAATATATCTATATCAAAAGCGTTTTCGATGAGCCAAAGGTAAAACTGTCAGAGCAGTAGAATACGACCTGCCTTCAGCACTGCGAGAAGTCAACACAAGTGAATCCCATCCCCAAACGAAAAGAATGTTCAATAAAACAATCAGGATGCCTTAGTTCCATCTACATTTTAGCTGAAAAAACAAAAAGGATGATGAAGCACATTGACCTACTTACACAGGAGGAACAGATTGCAGCACACAACAGTGTCAAGCAACATAGCACTAGTAGTCACATGCAACAGTGTCACAGGGTCTTTCCCTCGCTGAACAAAGGGCATTGATGGTACTCCAAAAAACTGCAATGGAGTCACATTTTGGACCAATTCACTGCAAAACGTCTGTGCACAATAAAATTAATAAAATGGCAGTTTATGCAACAGTTATGTGTGGAATGATCCGGGATCACCCTGGCATGCTCAGATCAGAGGGCCTCCATTGTGTGAATACCGATTTCTGTatagggggggaaagagagagaggatgtataTTGTTTGGAAAAAGAAAAATGCTTTGCTGGGCAACACTAAGCAAAGTGTCTGATTCATTATTTCCCTTTCAGGGCCACATGGTGCAGCCAGGGGAGCCGGTCTGTCAAGCATGGTTCTGGGGCCAGCTGACAGTCTCACTTTGTGCAGGGAGACCGGCTGGGCCCAGGGACAATGGCTACCATGCTGGACGGCAGAGGGCTTTGTCCTGACCCACACCACAGAAACATGCGGACTGGGTCTCCTCCACGCTCATACATTCAGATAAAGCCCTGGACGAGTTCTCTAGAGACCTCTACATTCTGTGTTGGGAGGGACAGGTTTTTTTTGTAAGATATTTTTGGTTGGAACTCTGCCTTTATTATTAATTTCTGACAGATGGTGTGCTTGGATAGAGCGCAGGAAattcagggaggggggatgacatGCGGTAAAAGGCCTGGGCAGGATTCGAACTCAGGCTGCCACGGTGAGGCCTCAACCAGCCCGGTGAGCCACTGGGGCACCCAGAGACATTCAGTTTGGATTCAACCCAATTCATATGAATGTGTAAGTTCAGTGTGACAATGGCTGGCAATTCCTACACCCAATGATTCTTGTTCATACAGCATGCTGTAAGAGCAGCCTGGGTATAAACAATAATGTGCACATTACACATTCCATATGAATCAGCAGCAACCACAAGCCTTAAATGATTTATGTATGTCTGGTTAGCTGAGACTCAAATCCTGTCTTTTTGTGAGAACATTAAAAAGATAAATGAAGGTGGAGGCATGGCTAGTTAAGCTGGGTGGGTTCTGAACCATTTACAGCACTGCACCAAAGACTCACGAAAAACAGGAATTCCTTAGGCTCCAGTGCAGTTTACAGCCGTAAGAAACCAAATCACATTGACCAGTTAACCTCAAACCATTTGTCTGGTAGTGCAACACTCAACAGAAGTATggcatttttttctctttttttaaaaCAACGAGTCAGTTAAATGGTTTGTTGACATTACGAATAATGTTATGGCCAAAAGCTAATCTGCTTTATAACATTAATTGAACACAAATTCGTTCAGACATGAGACAGAAGTTTGCTTGGCACAGCAGAAAAAATATTAGTTCTTAAAGTGCGCTGTAAGGGAAAGGCTACGGTAAACCCAGCGAAGGTACGAACTGATCTGAGCATGTCAGGGCCCTGGCCTAGTGGGCTCTGAAGCCTTGTCTgttggggatgagaggagagacctgCAGGAAGGGGCTGCTGTACTGTGCACGGGGGGCATGGGTGGACAGCCTCAAACAGAGCGTGTTTAATTCCTCTACATGCACTTCAAGATCACAGCAAGAGTGAGCTAGAATATCTAAACAGAGAAAAGAGCTTTCATGCAAGAGATCTAAGTCATAGGTACAACAATGCATACATTTCAAACGGGAGGTTAAACTAGGGCCGGAGGCCTTTTCAGAACCGAGAGATCCAGAGCagcggaggggggaaggggttcTCTCCGCTGGGGAAGAACTCCGGCCGTGGGGGAGGAGCCCGGCACGACCGCCTTTCTTCTTAcgcttttttttcattttcaactCTCAACTCTGCTGGTTCTGCTGGCGGTTCTTGGCGTAACTGGTAAAGACAAAATTGTAATCGTTGAATTGGGCCAACTGGCGATCAAGGCGCTTGTATCCCTCGAGTTTCTGGGCGGAAGTAAAAACACTGCGACATTTGGAGCTCTGTGAAGAAACGAGAAGGAGGAAAGAACCTGGTTAGAATATACAAGCAGAGACGTTTGGTAACATTCCAAACACCCGCAGGAGCATCCTGGCAGTTGCCATATCTCTTATACCTGGTTCACGAAAAGCGTAGTCACAAATTTTCCAGGCTTAAAGACGTCTACAACTTTGCGGACCAAATCATCGTAGGACGTCTGGGAGAGGTTGGTTTCGAAGCTGACGTAGGAGAACTCTGGCTCTGGAGTGATGTGGATCGTCCAGTAAGTTCCCTGAGGGGCCAAGATTTGCAAATGACAGAAATCAGTTATTGAAGGACTTAAGGTTTACTGCCGGAGGCTTAGCAAGACGACAACAACAATTTAGACAGACTTACGTCAGTCTTCATTCCATTCATTGAGTATCCACAAGGGTTGAACATGGTAGCATCTATCACAGAACCTGGTATCAGGTCACGAATTCCACTCATCTATGGTGGAGACAGACCAGACAGCTTGATAAGAAAACACGCATCACATACCACTGGAGTCCACTCCAAGCAAATGAATCAATCACTGCGGATCAGTGACAAAATGATATGGTCATTCTCAACTCACGCTGCCCATAGAAGTGTCCCCTTTCTCATCACGAAGAAAGGAGCAAGAGATAGTAGAGTTAGTAGTGGGCCTTACACGAGTGACATCATTTGCAGAAACACCGTCTTTCATGTAGAACTGGTCCATAACCGCTGGATCAAGGTCACTCATCAGAACTTCCAGCGTCTGATCCGCATGCTTGTTCTCCCAGAACTCTGGCAAATCCAAAGTAAACAGATACCTGGAAGACAGACCGGAGGGAAAACCTGAACTTGACTGAGGACAGCACCGTGGCTAAACGTCTACATCAATGTCCTCACTACCCCTCATACAGAGCTGAGGTCATGTGAGGGGGTCacatggctgagcggttagggaatcggcttattaatcagaaggttgccggttcgattcccggccacacaaattacattgtgtccttgggccatgcacttcaccctacttgcctcgggggggaatgtccctgtacttactgtaagtcgctctggataagagcgtctgctaaatgactaaatgtaaaatgactaaatgtaatgtataacGCTTACCTGTGGAAAAATCCATACGTGACAGCCAGTAGGAAGAAATGGGGACATCGAATCTGAACAATTTTTAGTTTGCGGTTGTCAAGTGTCtgagctccctctctctaccctacttgcctcaggtggaatgtccctgtacttattgtaagtcactctggataagagcgtctgctaaattcctaaatgtaaatgtgtttggtGAACTTACCAGCAATCAGAATTCAAACGTCCCATGCAGTAGGCTGCTCCATCTAGGGTGGGGAGGAACATGTCACCTTCTCTGTTCCAACACTATGATGCCTCTTAATAAACAAACTGTTTTGACAGCACAGATTGTGTGGCTCACCCCACCTCTGCTCCTACCACCAATCACAGCCCACTTTACAACTGCAGACAACCAATCAGGTGCAACGTTTCTTCTTTATACTTACTTGGGAAAATCTGGTTGAGAAATTCCACTTCCTCCTGGAAGTTTCGATGAGGGAACTCCTGATGTGTAGGCTTCATGAAGTTCTTGCGAGAATAGAAGAAATTCTGCAGGTAGAAAAGGTGCAGGGTTAAAAacagaccccacacacacaccagtgcttcccctaccattatattaggccgcccccccctcccgtcgCATCACTCACCTCGATGGCGTCGAAGCCGCAGTATTCCCTGGCAAGTTCCAGCAGAGGTACCAGTGCTTGTAGTAAGAGGGTGGTTCCACATGTCTTCAAAATGAAGCGTCTCTTGGAGACAAACATGCTACTCTCACTGCAGGAGGAAGACAAACGCAGGACAAGACGGGTCAGACCAGTAGCTCAGATGTATAAAATGAAACGCCTCGCTGGGGCAACCCGCTACAATGAAAACATCCGTCACTAGAGCGTTATTTACAAGCCAAACAGGCTAGTCCGCTTAAGACACTGACATTACAGGCAACGACATCAAGACCACTGATAACACTTACCGCTCATTCAATAGGGTACACTTAATCAGCACACACTCTAACAGCTTAGAGTAGTCTGCTCTGAGTCTGGATGACTTGATATACTTTCAATAGCAGCCAGAAGAGCACCAAGGTATTAAAATGCGATCGCAGGCCTGGCACTGTTGAGCATTTTTTTGTTATTAAACCCCATAACAGACTTGGCACGTCTGCCCATGGATTGATGTTTGGTTTGATTATTTATTGCGCACTTGTAGAGAAATGTGTGACGAACTTCACCTGGATTGGCATCAGCCTAGGGAAACGCTCCTACCGAGACATTGTCATCATGCCAAACCTGTTACAAGACCGTTAATACACACCCATCAATAACAAGACTTCACGAGGCTGATGGCAGCCCCACCCTGACCCACAGCCGAGAGTCAACACAGGAGATCCCTCGCTGCTGCCGACGGCTCTGACTCAGCGCTGGGCCGTTGCCATGCCGACGTACGTGTCGACGGGGGAAGCGGCTCTCCCCTGTCCGTTCTCTCCTCAGCCTCGTCAAGGTCAGCGGCATGGCAACCAGCCTCTAACAGGCCTCCTCCAATCAGCCTCGTGAAAACAAACATCTCCTGGTGCTCTCTAAGTCCATAACCCTACATCTACAGACTATAATACAAAGGAAGCAACTGCCAATATAAATCACGTGatactaggggtgtaacaatatatcgcaacacaaattgtttacaatatgtatcgtagagttatggcaatatttttacaatatgacgtccgtttgatcctattggttgagccgCCAGCACGCAATCTACTCTGCACCTGGgtcatgcgtgcattcacagaaatcacttgaactgagttaactaaattgtatgtacaacaaagaattactgaaaatgtttaatgtttagGAAATAAATCTTTAGTGAATTTCAGTATAATtaaaaatgttgttcaaaatatcgtgataTGTATCGTattgtacacccagtatcgtgatacgtattgtatcgtgagctgagtgtatcgttacacccctatgTGATACCATATCATTTTCTGTGCATTGTGTGCGAGACAACTTATACATAGGAACATAGGATGTGGACACAGTTACCAAACCCTGTCCCTATCCAGGTAATAAACCCCCCGATGCAAAACTGACGGTAGACTAGATGTACGGAACTTAATCAAACAGGTCTGCACATGGGCAGCTAAGCACACAGTTCAATTGGCTTTCATCAACAAAAGTTAGATAAGAGCTGGGTCATCTAGTGTGCAAATAGAGGCTGAGCGAGGCTGTGGCCTCTTCTCAGACCCAGCCCACAGGGGACAGAGGCCGGGGAAGTTTCCATGCAGCAGCAGAGCTGGTAACAACAAGATTACACCCAACCTGTCTAATCCCCTGCCCTGTCAGAaaaagggacagaggagagctAAGGTGACTGAGATAAACATGGAAGCAGAACTCACCTGAGTATATAAGCTTCCTGCTTGTCAGTTTTTGTCACACTTATGATCAAACAGTGCACATTCTCCAGAAGTTTGTCCCACTCAA belongs to Osmerus eperlanus chromosome 8, fOsmEpe2.1, whole genome shotgun sequence and includes:
- the amd1 gene encoding S-adenosylmethionine decarboxylase proenzyme isoform X1, translated to MEENGAHFFEGTEKLLEVWFSRQDETKGTGDLRTIPRFEWDKLLENVHCLIISVTKTDKQEAYILSESSMFVSKRRFILKTCGTTLLLQALVPLLELAREYCGFDAIENFFYSRKNFMKPTHQEFPHRNFQEEVEFLNQIFPNGAAYCMGRLNSDCWYLFTLDLPEFWENKHADQTLEVLMSDLDPAVMDQFYMKDGVSANDVTRVRPTTNSTISCSFLRDEKGDTSMGSMSGIRDLIPGSVIDATMFNPCGYSMNGMKTDGTYWTIHITPEPEFSYVSFETNLSQTSYDDLVRKVVDVFKPGKFVTTLFVNQSSKCRSVFTSAQKLEGYKRLDRQLAQFNDYNFVFTSYAKNRQQNQQS
- the amd1 gene encoding S-adenosylmethionine decarboxylase proenzyme isoform X2, yielding MEENGAHFFEGTEKLLEVWFSRQDETKGTGDLRTIPRFEWDKLLENVHCLIISVTKTDKQEAYILSESSMFVSKRRFILKTCGTTLLLQALVPLLELAREYCGFDAIENFFYSRKNFMKPTHQEFPHRNFQEEVEFLNQIFPNGAAYCMGRLNSDCWYLFTLDLPEFWENKHADQTLEVLMSDLDPAVMDQFYMKDGVSANDVTRMSGIRDLIPGSVIDATMFNPCGYSMNGMKTDGTYWTIHITPEPEFSYVSFETNLSQTSYDDLVRKVVDVFKPGKFVTTLFVNQSSKCRSVFTSAQKLEGYKRLDRQLAQFNDYNFVFTSYAKNRQQNQQS